The sequence TTATGGAAGACTTCGGTACAATGGACGATTTTGACCAGCTATTAACCGAAACCCATAATCGCGGCATGAAACTTATTATGGATTTAGTAATTAACCATACATCTGACGAGCATGCCTGGTTTATTGAATCTCGTTCTTCAAAAGATAACCCGTATCGGGATTATTATATATGGCACCCGGGACATGACGGGAAAGAGCCAAATAACTGGGAATCCATTTTTGGCGGGTCGGCTTGGGAATATGATGAGAAGACAAAGGAATACTACATGCATGTATTTTCCCGCAAACAGCCGGATTTAAACTGGGAAAATCCAAAGGTTCGAAAAGAGTTATATGAAATGGTCAATTGGTGGATTGATAAAGGAATTGACGGCTTCCGTGTTGATGCGATTTCTCATATCAAGAAAGTTCCTGGCTTCCCGGACTTACCGAATCCAGATAAGCTTAAATATGTACCGTCATTTAAAGGGCATATGAATCGCGAGGGAATTGAGGTTTTTCTTCAGGAATTGAAGCGTGAAACCTTCGCCAAGTACGATATCATGACGGTTGGTGAGGCCAACGGTGTCAAGGCTGACCAAGCAGAAGAGTGGGTCGGCGAGGAAAACGGTGTCTTTAATATGATTTTTCAATTTGAGCACTTAGACCTGTGGGGGAAAAGTGTGACAGGAGGAATTGATCTTCCTGCGTTAAAGGAAACGTTCCATAATTGGCAGACCAATCTAGATGGGGTAGGCTGGAACGCCTTATTTCTGGAAAATCATGACCAGCCACGCTCCGTCTCAACCTGGGGAGATACAGAGAACTACTGGGATGCCTCTGCTAAATGTCTTGCTACGATGTATTTTCTTATGCAGGGTACACCATTTATCTATCAAGGACAGGAAATTGGCATGACCAATGTGAAGTTTCCTTCGATAGAGGATTATGATGATGTATCGATTAAAAACCTGTACGACAATGGCATCAAGGATGGGCAGACACATGAGGAATTGATGGAAATCATTTGGAAGAATGGTCGTGATAATTCACGAACACCGATGCAATGGACAGACGGTGAACAGGCAGGCTTTACAACAGGACAGCCATGGTTAAAGGTTAATCCAAACTATAAGGATATCAATGTCGAAAAAGCGCTAAACGAACCGGATTCCATCTATCATTACTATCGAAAGCTGATTCAGCTACGCAAGGAACACTTGACCTTTGTATATGGAAGTTTCGAGCTTGTCCTAGCTGAGCATGAGCAGATCTTTGCCTATACTCGAAAATTTGAAGATGAAACGTATTTGATTATTACGAATCTGTTTGCAAAAGAAACGGACTACGAGCTGCCAACGGCAGAACAGGGTAAGAAGCAGGCAGAGCTATTAATGAGCAATTATCCTATTGATTCGTATGTTGACGTTTATCAGGGCAAATTAAAGCCTTTTGAAGCAAGAGTTTATCAAATAAAATAAATTAATTTTTATGCCGGTTGGTGCAAACGATTGCACTAACCGGGCGTTTAGTTGAAGAAGGGACTGAAAAGAATGAAACTAAAATCCTTTGATTTTTGGCAAAAGTTTGGAAAAGCTTTACTAGTTGTTGTAGCTGTTATGCCCGCAGCCGGAATTATGATTTCACTTGGAAAATTAGTAGGGATGTTCAGTGTAGATATCGCCTTACTAAAAACGATTGCGATTGTAATGGAAGAAATCGGCTGGGGGATTATTGGAAATCTTCATGTCCTGTTCGCCGTTGCCATTGGTGGTTCGTGGGCGAAGGAGCGGGCCGGCGGAGCCTTTGCTGCTTTAATAGCTTTTATTCTTATAAACCGAATCACAGGTGCTATCTTTGGTGTAAACGGTACCATGCTGTCAGACCCAGAAGCGACCGTTGCTTCCTTATTTGGCAGTGAATTAGTTGTTTCAGATTATTTCGTATCCATACTTGGTGCGCCTGCACTAAATATGGGTGTGTTTGTTGGAATTATCTCCGGTTTCCTAGGAGCCACATTATTTAATAAGTACTATAATTTTGATAAGCTTCCACAGTCCCTTGCGTTCTTTAACGGAAAAAGATTTGTTCCTTTCGTTGTGATTGCAGGCTCTGTTATTACTGCACTTATTCTTTCACTAGTATGGCCATTCATTCAAGGCTTGCTAAATGATTTTGGACGCTGGATTGCTTCATCACGTGATACGGCTCCAGTTATCGCTCCATTTATTTTTGGTTCATTAGAGCGCTTATTGCTGCCATTTGGCCTGCATCATATGCTGACCGTGCCAATGAACTATACCGAGCTTGGTGGAACCTATACGATATTAACAGGTTCAAGTGCTGGAACGGTCGTGGCTGGTCAGGACCCACTTTGGCTTGCCTGGATTGCTGATTTAAATAATATGTTAGCAGCTGGAGACACAGCTGGATATAAAGCGTTATTAGAGGATGTAGTACCTGCCCGTTTTAAAGTTGGACAAATGATTCTTTCCTGTGCGTCCTTAATCGGGATTGCGATTGCGATGTACCGTAATGTCGATAAGGACAAGCGTGCAAAGTATAAGTCTATGTTCTTTTCTGCAGGACTAGCTGTATTTTTAACAGGTGTTACAGAGCCAATTGAATTTATGTTTATGTTTGTTGCACCCGTGCTATATGTTGTTTATGCGATTATGACTGGACTTGCCTTTGCGGTTGTCGATTTAGTTCATATCCGAATTCATTCCTTTGGCTTTATTGAATTTTTAACAAGAACACCAATGATCTTAAAGGCAGGCCTCTGGTTAGACCTTGTGTACTTTGTTGTTGCTTGCTTGATTTTCTTTGCTTTAAACTATACCGTTGCTAATTTTATCATTAAAAAATTAAAATACGCGACACCAGGACGTTTAGGTAACTATATTGAAGACGAGACAGGACAAGCAGGGAAGATGAGTTCAAATGAACAAGACGGCTCTCTTGCAACCGCAATTATTGGATTACTTGGCGGAAAAGAAAATATTGAAGAAGTGGATGCATGCATGACTC comes from Bacillus tuaregi and encodes:
- a CDS encoding glycoside hydrolase family 13 protein → MKRKWWKEAVAYQIYPRSFMDSNSDGIGDIQGIISKLDYIKNLGIDVIWICPIYSSPNDDNGYDISDYKGIMEDFGTMDDFDQLLTETHNRGMKLIMDLVINHTSDEHAWFIESRSSKDNPYRDYYIWHPGHDGKEPNNWESIFGGSAWEYDEKTKEYYMHVFSRKQPDLNWENPKVRKELYEMVNWWIDKGIDGFRVDAISHIKKVPGFPDLPNPDKLKYVPSFKGHMNREGIEVFLQELKRETFAKYDIMTVGEANGVKADQAEEWVGEENGVFNMIFQFEHLDLWGKSVTGGIDLPALKETFHNWQTNLDGVGWNALFLENHDQPRSVSTWGDTENYWDASAKCLATMYFLMQGTPFIYQGQEIGMTNVKFPSIEDYDDVSIKNLYDNGIKDGQTHEELMEIIWKNGRDNSRTPMQWTDGEQAGFTTGQPWLKVNPNYKDINVEKALNEPDSIYHYYRKLIQLRKEHLTFVYGSFELVLAEHEQIFAYTRKFEDETYLIITNLFAKETDYELPTAEQGKKQAELLMSNYPIDSYVDVYQGKLKPFEARVYQIK
- a CDS encoding PTS transporter subunit IIBC, which produces MKLKSFDFWQKFGKALLVVVAVMPAAGIMISLGKLVGMFSVDIALLKTIAIVMEEIGWGIIGNLHVLFAVAIGGSWAKERAGGAFAALIAFILINRITGAIFGVNGTMLSDPEATVASLFGSELVVSDYFVSILGAPALNMGVFVGIISGFLGATLFNKYYNFDKLPQSLAFFNGKRFVPFVVIAGSVITALILSLVWPFIQGLLNDFGRWIASSRDTAPVIAPFIFGSLERLLLPFGLHHMLTVPMNYTELGGTYTILTGSSAGTVVAGQDPLWLAWIADLNNMLAAGDTAGYKALLEDVVPARFKVGQMILSCASLIGIAIAMYRNVDKDKRAKYKSMFFSAGLAVFLTGVTEPIEFMFMFVAPVLYVVYAIMTGLAFAVVDLVHIRIHSFGFIEFLTRTPMILKAGLWLDLVYFVVACLIFFALNYTVANFIIKKLKYATPGRLGNYIEDETGQAGKMSSNEQDGSLATAIIGLLGGKENIEEVDACMTRLRVTIKNVNLVAAEQEWKLHGALGLIIKGKGVQAIYGPKADVLKSDIQDRIGA